The Malassezia restricta chromosome I, complete sequence genome contains the following window.
GGCAGCGTCAGCGGCCGCCGTGGCGAGCGGTCCTGCGGTGTTCTTTCGGCCGAATCATGATGCTCTCGAGGACGTGGTATCATGCTAGGTATCGTTAGGCTACGGATTCGTCCAGGTGCATTTTCGAGCGTTTGGACGATGGCTCATCATCCGTGACGTCATGAGACAGACTGGTATCGAGTGTATGCttgccgccgctcggcaCAGGCTTGGCGTCGCCGCCAGAGGCACTCGACGGCACGTGCGTGTCCTGCGTAGTCGTGTCTTTCAGTTCCGGGGAGGCGCGGGCCTTGTTGGTATCTATGCGGTGCCAAAAATCGGCGTACGATGACGTATCGTGCCGGAGCTCCAGCGGCCCTACCTCCTGTTTTCTGGGCGACGGCGTAGGGGACGAGGGCGAAGCTTGCCATGGGCCCTTTTCTCTGGGCGAGACTCCCCGCTCCATAGCTGGCTTGGAAAGCGTCATTTGCCGTCGATAAAATAAATTCTCGACCTCTGAAAGCGACTGACGCGTCCATCCATTCTCCACCTTGAATACGGCGTAACGAAGTCGTGTTGAGAGCATATGCGATAGCTGGCGTGTGAATAGAATGTACGTACAGAGACGGCTTTCATGCGCTCAGCATGCACCTGGCGTTTTCCTTTCCCCGAAGGACTCGAGGACATCCCTTGCGACATGTCGTGCAAGGCGCGCCAGGCAAGTCGTGGGTCCTCGGAGCCAGAACACCTCACCCCGCCTCCTGTTCGTGGCCGTCGCCCTCAGGtacgcgcgtcgtcctaCATCACATGATTCCTCCACGTGACCCTATTCGCTGGGTCCTGGCCCCCCGCGGTCGTGGCCAGGCGCGCCTTGACTGAACGCCATTGACGGCCATCGTCCACGActgtgcagctgcgcgagtaTCAAGGCGAGTTACCCACCTACGCGGTTGTGAAGCTATTGTTGGCATAAGTGAATCACACGATTGCGTGCAATATGCCTACACTGTCGCAGCCTTTGGCTGCATACGAGGCAGGGACCAAGGCGTGGTTTCCAGACGACGTGCAAGGCTGGGTGAGCGGAACATTGACCAAGGAGCCTCACATCAGTGAGTCTGGACAAGTGGAATTGCTGTTCACGCTCGATGAAACAGGTGCGGAGCGAATGGTCACCACGACGATGGCCAAGCTCGAGGCACCTGGCGGGGTCGACCGCGAACTGCCTCCGTTGCGGAATCCACCGCTGCTCGAAGCGTCAGATGACCTTACGTCTCTGAGTCATCTGAACGAAGCCTCGGTATTACATACCATCCTCAACAGGTATCAGCAACGGACCATCTATACCTATTCGGGTATTGTGCTGATTGCTGTGAACCCATTCTTTGACCTGAACCTGTACAGCCCTGAAATCATTCAAGCGTACGCAGGACGACGCCGGGGAGAACTGGAACCGCACTTGTTTGCCGTCGCAGAAGATGCGTATCGCTGCATGATCCGCGACCGCAAGAATCAGACGATTGTGGTCAGCGGTGAAAGCGGTGCCGGTAAGACGATGTCGGCCAAGTATATCATGCGGTACTTTGCGACGGTAGAAGATCCTGAAAGTATGTCTTCTAGGCGCCCAGGATCGCATGTCATGAGCGACACGGAACGGGCTATCCTAGCCACCAACCCTGTCATGGAGGCCTTTGGTAATGCCAAGACCACCCGGAACGACAACTCGTCGCGCTTTGGCAAATACCTCGAGATTGTCTTTGATGAGCGGCACGAGATCGCAGGTGCGCGCATGAGGACGTACCTGCTGGAGCGCTCGCGTCTAGTGTACCAGCCCGAGGTCGAGCGCAACTACCACATTTTCTACCAGCTCTGTGCTGGCGCACCAGACGAGCTCAGGGCGCAATTCGGGATTGGCAAGGCGGCGGACTATCACTATCTACATCAGGGCAGCGAAGAGCATCTTGCCATCCAAGGTGTGGATGATGCGGCTGAGTTCCAATCCACTGTGAATGCATTCACGACCATCGGCGTCAGCCAAGAGACACAACGACAGATGTTCCAGGTGCTTGCGGCTCTCTTGCATCTCGGTAATGTAGCTATTACCGCTACGCGCAACGATGCCAACATTGCTCCTGAGGACCCTGCGCTCGCACAGGCCGCGAGCTTCCTCGgcgtggatgcgcatgagctgcgCAAATGGATGCTCAAGCGCCAGATTCAGCTGCGAGGTGAGAAGATTGTCTCGAGTCTGTCGCAGGCGCAGGCATTGGCCGTGCGTGACTCGGTGGCCAAGTACATCTATACGTGTCTCTTTGACTGGCTTGTGGCGCAGATGAACAAGTCGCTCGCTCCGCGCGACGAAAAGTCAGCGGTGTCTATGATTGGTGTGCTGGACATTTACGGCTTTGAATGCTTCAAGGTGAACTCGTTTGAGCAATTTTGCATCAACTATGCGAATGAGCGTCTCCAGCACGAGTTCAACCTGCATGTATTcaagctcgagcaggaggAGTACGTTGCTGAGCAGATTCCATGGCAGTTTATCCACTTTGCTGACAACCAACCGTGTATTGATATGATTGAGTCCAAGTTTGGTCTgctgtcgctgctggatgaggAGTCGCGCCTGCCGTCGGGTCAGGATGCGTCGTTCCTGCAAAAGGTGTACGGCCAGCTGCAGCCAAAGCCCGAGTACCAAAAGTTCCTGTCCAAGCCACGCTTCGGTGCCGAGTCGGCCTTCACGGTCAAGCATTATGCCCTGGATGTGACGTACAACGTCGATGGCTTTATGGACAAGAACAAGGACACCGTGCCtgacgagcagctcgcgctgcttgaCTCGACGCAGTCGCCCTTCCTCAAGacggtgctggatgcgcgtgctgctgctgatgcCGCTCTGCCTTCACCgccagctcgtcgggcGTCGGGGCAGAGTGCCGGCCACAAGAAGCCGACGATCGGCTCACAGTTCAAGGCGTCCCTCGCTGCGCTGATGGACACGATGCGATCCACTGAGGTGCACTATATTCGGTGTATCAAGCCCAATGACGCCAAGGTGGCCTGGGAAGTCGAGCCGCAAAACGTGCTCGGCCAACTGCGTGCCTGTGGTGTGCTCGAGACGATCCGGATCAGCTGTGCTGGATTTCCCGGCCGCTGGACTTTCGCCGACTTTGTCGAGCGCTACTATATGCtcgtgccgtcgcagcACTGGACTATGAACTCTTTGGAAAAGGTGCGCGAGTTGGCGCAGTATATTTTGTCCGAGACGATCGAGCCTGACAAGTACCACTTTGGTCTCAACAAGGTCTTTTTCCGCGCGGGTGTACTGGCGCTGTTTGAACAAATGCGTCGCAACGTTCTCAatgagcgcacgcgcacgatTCAAACGGCGTGGCGTCGCTACTCGGTGCAGAGCAAGTTCCAGTCGCTCAAGCACGGTATTCTTACGCTCCAGTCGCACATTCGTcgccatgccgcgcatgcgcgaTTTGTGGCTTCGCGTGAGACGCGCGCTGCCGTCCTGCTCCAGACCATGATCCGCGGTTCcttgcagcgccagcgccgctcTCAGGCTGTCCAGGCTGCCGTGCGTATCCAGCAGGCGATTCGTGCGCACCaggctcgtgcgcgtctgGTCCAGGTACGTGAGGCGCACCAtgccacgcagctgcagacAGCCGCGCGTGGTTTGCTAGCACGCCGTGCGGCCTCGAGCCGTATCCGCCAGGTCATCATTCTGCAGTCGCTGTACCGCCGCCGTCTGgcacggcgtgcgctgtTGCAGCGTCGCACGGAGGCTAAGAGCGCTACGCACTACCAAGAGGTGTCCTACAAGTTGGAGAACAAGGTCGTCGACCTCACGCAGAGCTTGCAAGACCGCACGCGCGAGAACAAAGATTTGCGGGCATCGCTCCAGGAGCTGGAGGCCCAGCTTTCCTCGTGGCAGCATCGTCACGTTGAGCTggatgctcgtgcgcggGGCCTGCAAGCGGAGGTGCAAAAGCCCAGTGTGCCGGTGGAAGAGCATGAAGCTGTGCGGTCTGAGCGCATGGACCTCGAGAGGCAGCTGCGTCAGGCGCAGGAGCGTATTCGCAATTTGGAGCTCGAGATTGCGACGTTGCATTCGCAAATCCGTTCTATCGAGGCGCCCGAGTCGATGGTGCAGTCGCTGCGCAGTGAGATTGCGAtgctgcgtgagcagctcagTCGTGCGACGGCCGAAAATGAGCGGAACGGGACGACGGTGCCGCTGGGCCCTCGACATCAGCACCATCGCAGTATGGccagcgacgtgcctgcGGCGGATGTGCTGGAATTCCACGAGGATGTGCTCGACGAGAGACGGGGCGCGGATGTGCCACCGGAGGAGATTATTGATCTGCTGGAGGACGAGGCACAGCTGGATGAGGACGTCCTGCACGGTCTGATCGAGTATCTCAAGATCCCGTTGCCGAGTCTGCAGAACCCGCCAGGGCCGAAGGAGGTCCTATTCCCCTCGCATCTGATCTCACTCGTGACGAACGAGATGTGGAAGTATGGCCTGGTACGATCGAGCGAGCGGTTCCTGGCGAATGTCATGCAGACGATTCAGCAGCATGTGATGTCGTTCCACGGCGAAGATGCCATCATGCCCGGCATCTTTTGGCTGTCGAACGTGCACGAGATTTTATCGTTTGTGTGCATTGCTGAGAGCGATATGCTCCAGGGTGTGGGCCCGGGTGTCGatggctcggcgcgcgagtTTGAGTGGGGCGACtatgagcgcctcgtgaCGATCGTCAAGCACGACCTCGACTCGCTCGAGTACAATATCTACCACACGTGGATGCAGGAAGTCAAGAAGCGGCTGAACAAGATGGTGGTGCCGGCGCTCGTAGAGTCGCAATCGTTGCCGGGCTTTGTGACCAACGATTCGGGAGGCCGTCTGCTGAATCGCCTGCTGGCGAGCTCGAATGCGCCGTCGTACACGATGGACGACATCTTGGGCATTCTCAACAAGATATGGAAGTGTCTCAAGAGCTACTATGTCGAGCCGAGTGTGACGCAGCAAGTGATCACGGACCTGCTCAAGATGATCGGTGTCACATCGTTCAACGACCTCTTGATGCGGCGCCACTTTTGTTCGTGGAAACGCGCGATGCAGATCCAGTATAACATCACACGTCTCGAGGAGTGGTGCAAATCGCACGACATGCCGGAAGGCTCGCTGCAGCTGGAGCACTTGCTCCAGGCcaccaagctgctgcagctcaagAAGGCCACGATGAGCGACATTGACATCATCTACGACGTGTGCTGGATGCTTACGCCCACGCAGATTCAAAAGCTCATCTCGCATTACCATGTGGCGGACTATGAGAACCCGATCTCGCCCGAGATCCTCAAGGCGGTGGCcagccgcgtcgtgcccAACGACCGCAACGACCACCTGCTCCTCCCGCCTGagatcgacgaggcgggcCCGTACGAACTGCCGCTCCCCCGCGAAGTCACCGGGATCGAGACGTACTGTCCTGCATACCtccatgtgccgctgctccGCAGTCTCGCGAGCAAGGTGGCATAACATATATAGATACGAAAAACTATGATTACAGGGTCATGGTCATGGTCAGAGTCGTGGCGTGCACGCCCAAGACGGGCGGGCCGCCGCTGTACAAGCTCTGCAGTTGGTGCAAGTACGCCAGACTGTCCCGCTcgctcgtggatgtgccaggcgccggcgccggcaACGCGGTGAGCACAACAGAGGTACTTCGCGTCGAGTAGCGCCGAATGAGTTCATTGAGGATCAAGTACTGTGCATGGTTGGGCAAATCGTTAAAGGTCAGCGCGCGTCCGCCGCGCGCCACAGCTGGCATCAgaggcgccgcctccgGCACGGACCGGGGGGACGTGTGTGGCGAGCGCACCTCGGTGCCCCGGCGCGGCCGAGCGTCCTGCGTGTGCACGGTGGCTGGTGTCACGGTTTGCTGCGACGATGACAGCGTGCCGTACGACACACCATACATGCCGTCACTCTGTGTgtctcgctgctgctgcttcgcacgtcgcgcgcggATCAGGTACGCTGGATCCCAGTCCAccgccagcgacgccaaCTCACTTTCGAGCTCGTCATACGTGTTGTCCGCATCGAGCTGAAATGACGCATagtcggcgtcgtcgtcttgTCTGTCGTGGGCGTCTGGATGCGAGAGACCTAGGCGGATGTTGTTGTAGTGGTACGCCAAATGCTCTTCGGGCAAGCTCACGCCCAGCTGCCGCGACtggcgtgcgcgacgtcgaccATCGACCGAGGAGAGCGACGGAGAATGACGTCGTGCGCCCGCGTCAATAGGCTCCGCCTTGTGCTTCATCTGCTTCTGCAGCTCTTCTCTGCGACGCATATCGCACACCTGCCTCCACCACGGATCATCCTGGAGCACTTCGGTGAGCTCAGAGTCCAGAGCGCGTTTACCCAACACAATGGCATCGTagcgcggcacatggccAGACAGACAAAATacacgcagcgacgcaggaATGCGCAGATTGTCGAGCAGGGTGCGcacacgcaggcgctctgACGCCATCTCatcgtcgtgctcgacaaACACAttcacgcgcagcttgtgctGTCGCCATGTGCCCGTGAAGCTGAGAATCGTGCCGAGCTGCAGGACCATCGTGTACGTGTCCCACGACGGTGCCTCGTCTCGTACATGATTCGCCATCTGAATCGGCCACAGGTCAATGTACTGCTCACCCAGCGCCGGCTCGTATCTCGCCACTTTGGACGGCCCAGGCAGGTCCATCGCATCAAAGCCATACGCCACCGCTAGAGCCTTGTTGAGCGCAAGCGCATCTTCAAGAATGCCCACGAACTTGGCGCCATCAATCGGCTGGGTATATGTGGACCACACAGATGGCGGCTCACTGGgccgcacacgcgccacgGGTCCGCGATGATGCTCGCTCGCACGCTGCAACGCCGTCGGAAAGCCAAGCACAATAATGTTCGGACGCATGCCGCCCAAACCGCACGACAGAATGAGGTTCCGCGCACCTTCACGCACGTCACGCGCAATCACCACATCCACAAAGCCTTTGACACCACTCACATCCACCAGCTTGAGCCACTCCAAGTGCGTCTGGCGCAACTCTGGTAGGCAGTCGTAAAACTGACCTTGGAGCACGTGCCCCAGAATGTAGAGAGCGCCTTTTTTGAGCGAGTTGCAGAAAATGATCAAGTTCCACTCTTTCCGAGGATCGTTCGCCAGCAGCAAAATCTGAGGGCGCCAGTACTTGACATGGCCCTTGCGCTCATCAAGGCGGAGAAGGTACTTGCGCACAAAGTGGTACGTGACATTGTGTGAGACATCCCCCCacggcttgggcggcgaAAAGACCTGGATCAATATAAAGAGCAGCACCGTCACGGCAATACACACACTCGCCGTGTAGCTGTCGGTCACCAGCATAGTACCCAGCGAGGCAATCGTGCCGGCGCCAGCTGTCCAAATATTCCAGTATCGGAACGACGGACGGAACGACGGCGCGCCACCAGCCTTGAGGGCACAGGTCGCAGCGGACAGCACGCCAAAGGTAAGGAGGGTCGTCATGGTCACGAGCTGTGCGATCAGGTTGATCGAGTCGAGCAGGAGCACAAACTGGCACAGAAGGGCCGTGAACAACACCGCATACGTGGGCACATCAGCATGCGCCGTTCCTTGCGCAAAGGGAGCGAGGAACGGCAACAGATCGTCGCGTGCAATGGCCTGAAGGATCTTGGCACAGCCCATCACACCCATGAGAGCCGAGAACACACAGGATGCCAGTTCGCCCATGAGCACGATCGAGGGCCATCGCGAAATCGCTTCGACAATCATGACGTTCATGTAAAACGACTCTCGTGGGACGGTCGCAGCCAACACGACAAAACAAAGAGCATAGATACCAAACGTAAAAATCAAGGCCCAGTTTGTGCCCTTGGGAATGCTTTTACTCGGCTTGCGAAGATCACccgacatggacgagccGGCCAAGATGCCACATACGGCCGGGAATAGCACACCAAACACAGAACGCCAATTTTCTTTTCCCGGCGCCGCAGATGAGCCAGCCGCGCCAGACGTGAAATTGGGCCACATGTTTTCAGCGAGAGTGATCCAATTCCAGCCTGAGTAGTACACCGAGCGTACCGAGTCCTCAAATGGCTCCACAAGGAACGACGACAAAGGAATGCTGAGGATGGCCAAACTCAAAATTATGGCCAGCATGAGCGTAGCACGAGCAAAGAGTGACGAGCCAAAGAGGCACACAAATGTACACAGCCATAGGGTTATCGTGCCGTACAAATACAAGAATGGCGAGCCTTCCGGCATGAAGGTCATGTAGCCTCTCGACTCACCAAACGCGTTGACAAGAATCTCCACACAGCCCAGGGTATTCATGGCCGTATTAAACGCCTGACCaaagaagaagacgagACCAATGGATCCGCCAAATTCTGGGCCGAGTGAGCGCGAAATCAGGT
Protein-coding sequences here:
- a CDS encoding myosin V; translation: MPTLSQPLAAYEAGTKAWFPDDVQGWVSGTLTKEPHISESGQVELLFTLDETGAERMVTTTMAKLEAPGGVDRELPPLRNPPLLEASDDLTSLSHLNEASVLHTILNRYQQRTIYTYSGIVLIAVNPFFDLNLYSPEIIQAYAGRRRGELEPHLFAVAEDAYRCMIRDRKNQTIVVSGESGAGKTMSAKYIMRYFATVEDPESMSSRRPGSHVMSDTERAILATNPVMEAFGNAKTTRNDNSSRFGKYLEIVFDERHEIAGARMRTYLLERSRLVYQPEVERNYHIFYQLCAGAPDELRAQFGIGKAADYHYLHQGSEEHLAIQGVDDAAEFQSTVNAFTTIGVSQETQRQMFQVLAALLHLGNVAITATRNDANIAPEDPALAQAASFLGVDAHELRKWMLKRQIQLRGEKIVSSLSQAQALAVRDSVAKYIYTCLFDWLVAQMNKSLAPRDEKSAVSMIGVLDIYGFECFKVNSFEQFCINYANERLQHEFNLHVFKLEQEEYVAEQIPWQFIHFADNQPCIDMIESKFGLLSLLDEESRLPSGQDASFLQKVYGQLQPKPEYQKFLSKPRFGAESAFTVKHYALDVTYNVDGFMDKNKDTVPDEQLALLDSTQSPFLKTVLDARAAADAALPSPPARRASGQSAGHKKPTIGSQFKASLAALMDTMRSTEVHYIRCIKPNDAKVAWEVEPQNVLGQLRACGVLETIRISCAGFPGRWTFADFVERYYMLVPSQHWTMNSLEKVRELAQYILSETIEPDKYHFGLNKVFFRAGVLALFEQMRRNVLNERTRTIQTAWRRYSVQSKFQSLKHGILTLQSHIRRHAAHARFVASRETRAAVLLQTMIRGSLQRQRRSQAVQAAVRIQQAIRAHQARARLVQVREAHHATQLQTAARGLLARRAASSRIRQVIILQSLYRRRLARRALLQRRTEAKSATHYQEVSYKLENKVVDLTQSLQDRTRENKDLRASLQELEAQLSSWQHRHVELDARARGLQAEVQKPSVPVEEHEAVRSERMDLERQLRQAQERIRNLELEIATLHSQIRSIEAPESMVQSLRSEIAMLREQLSRATAENERNGTTVPLGPRHQHHRSMASDVPAADVLEFHEDVLDERRGADVPPEEIIDLLEDEAQLDEDVLHGLIEYLKIPLPSLQNPPGPKEVLFPSHLISLVTNEMWKYGLVRSSERFLANVMQTIQQHVMSFHGEDAIMPGIFWLSNVHEILSFVCIAESDMLQGVGPGVDGSAREFEWGDYERLVTIVKHDLDSLEYNIYHTWMQEVKKRLNKMVVPALVESQSLPGFVTNDSGGRLLNRLLASSNAPSYTMDDILGILNKIWKCLKSYYVEPSVTQQVITDLLKMIGVTSFNDLLMRRHFCSWKRAMQIQYNITRLEEWCKSHDMPEGSLQLEHLLQATKLLQLKKATMSDIDIIYDVCWMLTPTQIQKLISHYHVADYENPISPEILKAVASRVVPNDRNDHLLLPPEIDEAGPYELPLPREVTGIETYCPAYLHVPLLRSLASKVA
- a CDS encoding solute carrier family 12 (potassium/chloride transporters), member 9 produces the protein MSRFVSADEADYASLQEQLLHRSGNDDGADQMRASVSGPVDSRSSSASLRSTRASSSQAASATASPSLVLTESSPLLRGTGMDSRSSAMHHASLSSQEVPVMRKLGTWDGVFMPVTLNVLGIILFLRFGFILGQAGLIGALALLVGSYAIDTLTVLSLNAISTNGQVRGGGAYYLISRSLGPEFGGSIGLVFFFGQAFNTAMNTLGCVEILVNAFGESRGYMTFMPEGSPFLYLYGTITLWLCTFVCLFGSSLFARATLMLAIILSLAILSIPLSSFLVEPFEDSVRSVYYSGWNWITLAENMWPNFTSGAAGSSAAPGKENWRSVFGVLFPAVCGILAGSSMSGDLRKPSKSIPKGTNWALIFTFGIYALCFVVLAATVPRESFYMNVMIVEAISRWPSIVLMGELASCVFSALMGVMGCAKILQAIARDDLLPFLAPFAQGTAHADVPTYAVLFTALLCQFVLLLDSINLIAQLVTMTTLLTFGVLSAATCALKAGGAPSFRPSFRYWNIWTAGAGTIASLGTMLVTDSYTASVCIAVTVLLFILIQVFSPPKPWGDVSHNVTYHFVRKYLLRLDERKGHVKYWRPQILLLANDPRKEWNLIIFCNSLKKGALYILGHVLQGQFYDCLPELRQTHLEWLKLVDVSGVKGFVDVVIARDVREGARNLILSCGLGGMRPNIIVLGFPTALQRASEHHRGPVARVRPSEPPSVWSTYTQPIDGAKFVGILEDALALNKALAVAYGFDAMDLPGPSKVARYEPALGEQYIDLWPIQMANHVRDEAPSWDTYTMVLQLGTILSFTGTWRQHKLRVNVFVEHDDEMASERLRVRTLLDNLRIPASLRVFCLSGHVPRYDAIVLGKRALDSELTEVLQDDPWWRQVCDMRRREELQKQMKHKAEPIDAGARRHSPSLSSVDGRRRARQSRQLGVSLPEEHLAYHYNNIRLGLSHPDAHDRQDDDADYASFQLDADNTYDELESELASLAVDWDPAYLIRARRAKQQQRDTQSDGMYGVSYGTLSSSQQTVTPATVHTQDARPRRGTEVRSPHTSPRSVPEAAPLMPAVARGGRALTFNDLPNHAQYLILNELIRRYSTRSTSVVLTALPAPAPGTSTSERDSLAYLHQLQSLYSGGPPVLGVHATTLTMTMTL